The stretch of DNA GCTATGGGACGGATCGGCTCCTCCCCGCCGTCGATCCAGGCGAGCGCAAGCACCGCGATCACCGCTGCACCGACCAGCAGGCCGAGGCGCGCACGGGCCGGCGCGACCGGACCGCGGCGCGCACGGCGCCCATTGCCGACACGGCCGCCGATACGAGCGCCGATGCGACCTTCGCCGGATGCGCGCGAGGAGGACAGGCGAGACATATTGCGCGCGCTCTAGCCCATCTATAGGCCATGCGGCAATGACCGGTGAGACCGCCCTCGACGATATGCGCATCGCCCGCCTGGCGGCGCGGATCGACCGCCCGATCGTGCTCGTCGGGCTGATGGGCGTTGGCAAGTCCACGGTCGGCCGCCGCCTCGCCGCGATGCTTCAGCGCAGCTTCGTCGATGCCGACGAAGCGATCGAGGAAGCAGCCCAGCGCAGCGTCGCGGAAATCTTCGAGGAATTCGGAGAATCCTATTTCCGCGACGGCGAGAGGCGCGTCATCGCCCGCCTGATCGACGAGGCTGCGGGCGTGATCGCGACCGGCGGCGGCGCCTTCGTCGACCCGGAAACCCGCGCGCTGATCCTCGAGCGCGCCATCGCGGTGTGGATCGATTGCGACATCGACACGCTGGTCGAGCGCACCTCGCGCCGCAACACACGGCCCCTGCTGAAAAGCGGGGACCCGAAGGAAATCCTGACCCGCCTCTCCCGCGAACGCCGCGACTTCTATGCCGAGGCTCCGATCAGGGTGGAAAGCGTCAACGGTCCCCACACCGACACCGCGCGGGCCATCATCGAGGCAATCGAGGAGCATCTCGCGTGACGACGCAGCGCAAGGTCATCCCGGTCGCCCTTGCCGGGCGCTCCTATGACGTGGTGATCGAGCCGGGCTGCGTGCTCGATCGCTTCGCAAAGCACGCCCGCGACTATCTGCCGAAGGGCCGCAAGGTCCCCTTCGTCGCCGACCGCGCGACGCACCGCCTGTTCAGCGAAGCGGTCGGGCGCAGCCTCGCCAGCGTAGGCAAGGAGGCCGAATGGTTCGTGGTCGAACCGGGCGAAGGCGCCAAGAGTTGGGCGGTGCTCGAAGAGCTGTGCGACTGGCTGCTGGCGCTCGGCATCACGCGGTCGGACCATGTCTTTGCGCTCGGCGGCGGGGTGGTGGGCGACCTCACGGGCTTTGCCGCCGCCATCCTCAAGCGCGGCTGCGGCTTCGTCCAGATCCCCACCACCCTGCTCGCGCAGGTCGACAGTTCGGTCGGCGGCAAGACCGCGATCAACACGGGCGCGGGCAAGAACCTGATCGGCGCCTTTCACCAGCCTTCGCACGTGTTGATCGACCCGCTCGTGCTGGACACACTGCCTGAGCGCGAGATGCGCGCAGGTTTCGCCGAGGTGCTCAAATACGGCCTGCTCGGCGATGCAGCCTTCTTCGACTGGCTCGAGGCGAACGGCGAGGCCGTGCTGGCGCGCGAACCGGAGGCCCTCACCCACGCCATTGCCACCAGCGTCGCCACCAAGGCCCGGATCGTCGCCGAGGACGAGCGCGAGACGAGCGGCGCGCGCGCCCTGCTCAATCTCGGCCATACCTTCGGCCATGCGCTGGAAGCGGAAACGGACTTTTCGGACAGGCTGCTGCACGGCGAGGCGGTCGCGCTCGGCATGGTGCTCGCCGCCCGCTATTCGGCCCGGCGTGGCGAATTGTCGCATGACGAGGCCGAGCGCGCCGCGCGGGTCATCGCCGCGTCGGGCCTACCCTCGGAGATCGCCGCGCTCGGCATGGACTGCACCGGCGAAACGCTCGTCGACCATATGCGACACGACAAGAAGATGGAGGGCTCGGGCACGCTCCCCTTCCTCCTGCTGCGTGACATCGGCGCGGCCTACATGGCGCGCGATGTCGAACTGGCCGACGTTGCCGCCTTCCTCGACGAGCAATTGCAGGCGCATTGAGAAAGCGAGAAGGGCATGACCCGCTTCATCGACCTGTCGATCCCGATCACCAATAACGTCGTCTCCGATCCCGAGGTGATGCGCCCGCGCGTGACCTACATGACGCATGAGAGCACGTGGGAGCAGATCGCGATGTTCTTCCCCGGCCTCACCCGCGAAGACCTGCCGGACGGCGAAGGCTGGGCGGTCGAGCAGGTCGAGCTTTCGACCCATAACGGCACCCACATGGACGCGCCGTGGCATTTCCACTCGACCACGGACGAAGGCGCGCGACCCGCCCCGAGCATCGACGAGGCGCCGCTCGACCGCTTCTTCCGCCCCGGGGTGAAGCTGGACTTCTCCCACCTCCCCCACGGGCACGTGGTGAGCGCAGCCGAAGTCGAAGCGGAACTTGCGCGGATCGGGCACGATCTCGCGCCGCTCGACATCGTGCTGGTGCAGTCGGGGGCGGTTTACGGAACCGAAAACTTCACCGACCAGGGCGTCGGCCTCGGCGCGGAAGCGACGCTGTGGTTGACCGAAAGGGGCGTCGAGGTCGTCGGGACCGATGCGTGGAGCTGGGACGCGCCCTTCAGCCACACGGCCCGGCGCTGGGCCGAGACGCGCGACCCCTCGATTATCTGGGAAGGCCACAAGGCGGGGCGCATCCGGCCCTATTACCAGATCGAGAAGCTGACCAATCTCGCGGAGCTCCCCGCGACCGGCTTCACCCTGTCGTGCTTCCCGGTCAAGATCGAGCGCGCGAGCGCGGGCTGGATCCGCGCGGTCGCGCTGATCGAGGATTAGCCGGTATCGAGGCTTAGCCGACCGGGCGCGCCGGCCCCTTGGCGAGCTTGTCCGAAATATCCGTGACCGTGCCGCCCTCGCCCGCTTCTTCGGCGATCATCGCATCGTGTTCGGCAAACAGGCGTTCGATGTCCGCCCGCCTTTCGAGCAGAAGATGCGCGATGCCAGGCGCAAGGCTTTCCCCCTCTCCGATCTGGCCGAGCAGTGCGGCGATGTCGCTCGCGGTCGCGTCCTTGGCGGTCTTGAAGAAGTGACCCTTGCGGTCGAAATATCCGGTTCCCTTGCGTGCCATCGTCCTGATCCCTCCCGATGCGCTCCTGGATTGGCGCGAATCGAGCTACGGATTCTCCGACCGAACGGAGGCGGCGACCATCACATTTACGTGAATTGGCAGGCGAGGCACAGAAATTGTCGTTTCATTACAAGAAAACCCCGCTCACACCCACGAAACAGGCAAAATAATTGCCCGTTAGCCTAATTTCCTTGTCTCGACACCGGTAGTGCGCGGCCCGCAAGGGCCGCGCTTCAGGCCCCCGGCAGGGCCCTATTCGAGCTCGAGGATCACCGCGTCCACCGCGAGGCTTTCGCCTTCCTCGGCGTTGATGCTGGCGATCGTGCCTTCCTTTTCGGCGCGCAGGATGTTCTCCATCTTCATCGCCTCGACCGTTGCGAGCGGCTGGCCGGGCTGGACCTCCTCTCCCTCGCTCACGTGCAGTTTCACCAGCACGCCGGGCATGGGGCAGATGAGCATCTTGGACAGGTCCGGCGGCTCCTTTTCGATCATCAGGCTCTCATGTGTCGCAAGCCGCAGCGGCAGGACCAGCGCGCGATGCGCCGCGCCGCGGGTGGTGACGACCCAATGATTGCCGGACCGCTCGACGATCAGGCCGAAGGCGCTGCCGTCCGCGTCGGTCGCGCTCGCCTGCGCCATGCCGGGCATCCAGTCGCAGGTGCCTTCGACCTTGTGCCCGTCCACCATCGCATGGCCGTCGCCGAGGACCACCTCGAAGCGCTTGTCGCCCAGCTTGACCAGCCATTCGGATGTCACGCGCTGCACGCCCTCGCGGCCGTCGTCGCCATCGAGCTGTCCGGAAATGCGCCGCGCGCGGCTTGCCCAGGTGAACTCGATTCCCGCCGCGATCGCTGCCAGCCGCCGTTCGAATCCCTCGCTCACCGGAGCGCCCTCGAAGCCGTCGGGATATTCCTCGGCGATGAAGCCCGTGGTCAGCTCGCCCGAACGAAAGCGCGGGTGCTGCATGATCGCGGAGAGGAAGTCGACATTGTGGCCGAGCCCCTTGAGGCGGAAGCGGTCGAGCGCCTCGACCTGCAGGTCCGCCGCCTCGTCGCGGGTCGGCGCCCAGGTGATGAGCTTGGCGATCATGGGGTCGTAGAACATCGACACCTCGCCGCCTTCGAACACGCCGTCGTCGACGCGGATCGAGCCCGCCCCGTGCGCGACCCCGCGCCGGGCCTTGCCCTGCACCTCCTCGTCCTCGGTCCAGCCGGGGATCGGGGGTGAATAATGGGTGAGGCGACCCGTCGAGGGGAGGAAGCCGCGATAGGGGTCTTCGGCATAAACGCGGTTCTCGATCGACCAGCCGTGGATGCCGATGTCATCCTGCGTCATCGAGAGCTTTTCTCCGTAAGCCACACGGATCATCTGCTCGACGAGGTCGATGCCGGTGATCGCCTCGGTCACCGGGTGTTCGACCTGAAGCCGGGTGTTCATCTCGAGGAAGTAGAAGCTTTCCCCCGTCGGGTCCGCGCCCGACACGATCAGTTCGACCGTGCCCGCCGAATGATACCCCACCGCCTTGGCAAGAGCGACGCATTGCTCGCCCATGGCCTTGCGCATCTTGGGCGTGACGAAGGGCGACGGCGCTTCCTCGACAACCTTCTGGTGGCGCCGCTGGATCGAGCATTCGCGCTCGTTCACGTAGAGGACGTTCCCGTGCTTGTCGCCGAGCACCTGGATTTCGATGTGGCGCGGGTTCTCGATGAACTTCTCGATGAAGACACGGTCGTCGCCGAAACTGCTCAGCCCCTCGCGCTTGGTCGCCTCGAAGCCTTCGCGCACGTCCTTTTCGCTCCAGGCGAGGCGCATCCCCTTGCCCCCGCCGCCGGCGCTGGCTTTCATCATCACCGGATAGCCGATGTCGTTGGAGATCTCGACCGCGTGGTCGGTGTCACGGATTTCGCCGACGAAGCCGGGGACGACATTGACGCCCGCCTCACGCGCGAGCTTCTTGGATTCGATCTTGTCGCCCATCGCCGCGATTGCATTCGCGGGTGGGCCGATGAAGACGATGCCTTCCTTGTCCAGCGCCTCGACGAAGCTCGCGCGCTCGGACAGGAAGCCGTAGCCGGGATGGATCGCCTCAGCCCCCGTCTGCTTGGCCGCAGCGATGATCTTGTCGGCGACAAGGTAGCTCTCGGCCGCGGGCGACGGGCCGATATGCACCGCCTCGTCCGCCATCCGCACGAAAGGCGCGTGGCGGTCGGCGTCCGAATAGACCGCGACCGTCGCGATGCCCATTTTCTTCGCCGTCGTAATGACCCGGCAGGCGATCTCGCCGCGATTGGCGA from Erythrobacter sp. encodes:
- a CDS encoding acetyl/propionyl/methylcrotonyl-CoA carboxylase subunit alpha, yielding MFSKILIANRGEIACRVITTAKKMGIATVAVYSDADRHAPFVRMADEAVHIGPSPAAESYLVADKIIAAAKQTGAEAIHPGYGFLSERASFVEALDKEGIVFIGPPANAIAAMGDKIESKKLAREAGVNVVPGFVGEIRDTDHAVEISNDIGYPVMMKASAGGGGKGMRLAWSEKDVREGFEATKREGLSSFGDDRVFIEKFIENPRHIEIQVLGDKHGNVLYVNERECSIQRRHQKVVEEAPSPFVTPKMRKAMGEQCVALAKAVGYHSAGTVELIVSGADPTGESFYFLEMNTRLQVEHPVTEAITGIDLVEQMIRVAYGEKLSMTQDDIGIHGWSIENRVYAEDPYRGFLPSTGRLTHYSPPIPGWTEDEEVQGKARRGVAHGAGSIRVDDGVFEGGEVSMFYDPMIAKLITWAPTRDEAADLQVEALDRFRLKGLGHNVDFLSAIMQHPRFRSGELTTGFIAEEYPDGFEGAPVSEGFERRLAAIAAGIEFTWASRARRISGQLDGDDGREGVQRVTSEWLVKLGDKRFEVVLGDGHAMVDGHKVEGTCDWMPGMAQASATDADGSAFGLIVERSGNHWVVTTRGAAHRALVLPLRLATHESLMIEKEPPDLSKMLICPMPGVLVKLHVSEGEEVQPGQPLATVEAMKMENILRAEKEGTIASINAEEGESLAVDAVILELE
- the aroB gene encoding 3-dehydroquinate synthase; protein product: MTTQRKVIPVALAGRSYDVVIEPGCVLDRFAKHARDYLPKGRKVPFVADRATHRLFSEAVGRSLASVGKEAEWFVVEPGEGAKSWAVLEELCDWLLALGITRSDHVFALGGGVVGDLTGFAAAILKRGCGFVQIPTTLLAQVDSSVGGKTAINTGAGKNLIGAFHQPSHVLIDPLVLDTLPEREMRAGFAEVLKYGLLGDAAFFDWLEANGEAVLAREPEALTHAIATSVATKARIVAEDERETSGARALLNLGHTFGHALEAETDFSDRLLHGEAVALGMVLAARYSARRGELSHDEAERAARVIAASGLPSEIAALGMDCTGETLVDHMRHDKKMEGSGTLPFLLLRDIGAAYMARDVELADVAAFLDEQLQAH
- a CDS encoding cyclase family protein, which translates into the protein MTRFIDLSIPITNNVVSDPEVMRPRVTYMTHESTWEQIAMFFPGLTREDLPDGEGWAVEQVELSTHNGTHMDAPWHFHSTTDEGARPAPSIDEAPLDRFFRPGVKLDFSHLPHGHVVSAAEVEAELARIGHDLAPLDIVLVQSGAVYGTENFTDQGVGLGAEATLWLTERGVEVVGTDAWSWDAPFSHTARRWAETRDPSIIWEGHKAGRIRPYYQIEKLTNLAELPATGFTLSCFPVKIERASAGWIRAVALIED
- a CDS encoding shikimate kinase, encoding MTGETALDDMRIARLAARIDRPIVLVGLMGVGKSTVGRRLAAMLQRSFVDADEAIEEAAQRSVAEIFEEFGESYFRDGERRVIARLIDEAAGVIATGGGAFVDPETRALILERAIAVWIDCDIDTLVERTSRRNTRPLLKSGDPKEILTRLSRERRDFYAEAPIRVESVNGPHTDTARAIIEAIEEHLA